The sequence GGCCGCGGCCGGCACCGCCGCGCCTGCCATTGAAATGACCACACCTGCTCTCGTGCCCCTGCCCGGCCAGCGCTCGCCCGTTGCCGGCGGTGCGCGCGGCAAGCTCTACATCAAGACCCACGGGTGCCAGATGAATGAGTACGACTCGGCCAAGATGGCCGACGTGCTCGCCGCCTCCGAAGGGCTGGAACTGACCGACAACCCCGAAGAAGCCGACGTCGTCCTGGTCAACACCTGCTCGATCCGCGAAAAGGCGCAGGAAAAGGTGTTCAGCCAGCTCGGCCGCTGGAAGGAGCTGAAGAAGGACGGCCGTGACGTGATCATCGGCGTCGGTGGCTGCGTGGCCTCGCAGGAAGGCGAGGCGATCATCAAGCGCGCACCGTATGTGGACCTGGTGTTCGGACCGCAGACCCTGCACCGCCTGCCCGAGCTGATCGCCGCCCGACGCGCCGAGAAGAAACCGCAGGTGGACATTTCCTTCCCGGAAATCGAGAAGTTCGACAGGCTGCCCGAGCCGCGCGCCGAAGGCCCGTCGGCCTTTGTCTCGATCATGGAAGGCTGCTCCAAGTACTGCAGCTTCTGCGTGGTGCCCTACACCCGTGGCACCGAGGTCAGCCGCCCGTTCGAGGACGTGCTGGTGGAATGCGCCCAGCTCGCCGCCCAGGGCGTGCGCGAGATCAACCTGCTTGGCCAGAACGTCAATGCCTATCGCGGCCCTTATGGCGATGGCGAGTTGGCCGACCTCGGCCTGCTGATCCGTGCCATTGCTGAAATTGATGGTATTGGCCGCATCCGCTTCACCACCTCCCATCCGCTGGAGTTCTCCGACTCGCTGGTCGATGCCTACCGCGACGTGCCCAAGCTGGCCAACTTCCTGCACCTGCCGGTGCAGGCCGGCAGCGACCGCATCCTGTCGGCGATGAAGCGCGGCTACACCGCGCTGGAATTCAAGTCCAGGATCCGCAAGCTGCGCGCGGTGCGCCCGGACATCTCGATCTCCTCGGACTTCATCGTCGGCTTTCCCGGCGAGACCGAGGCCGACTTCGAGAAGACCATGAAGCTGATCGAGGACGTAGGCTTCGACCAGAGCTTCTCCTTCATCTACTCGCGCCGCCCGGGCACGCCGGCCGCCGACCTGCCCGATGACGTCAGCGATGCCGACAAGCACGCGCGCCTGAGCCGGCTGCAGGCTGCGATCAACGCCAAGGCCGCCGAGATCTCGGCCTCGATGGTCGGCAGCGTGCAGACCGTGCTGGTCGAAGGCCCTTCGCGCAAGGATCCCAACGAGCTGACCGGCAAGACCGAGAACATGCGCTCGGTGAACTTCCCCGGCCATCCGCGCCTGATCGGCCAGTTCGTCGACGTGGTGATCACCGAGGCGCTGACCAACTCGCTGCGCGGCCGGGTCGCCGTCGCCTGAGTGCACAAATGACGGCGGGCAGTGGCCCGCCGTCGTTCTTCCGGGGCACTGGACCGCCCCGGTGGCCGCCCTCCAATCGCGGACGCGACGGGTCCCGCGACGGGCTCACCGGCCAGCAAACCCGCCATCGCCCACCTATGTCACTTCTAGCTGTTCGCTTAATGGTCGGCGAGCTACCCTTTGCGCTTCGCTTAAGGAAGCGCCGGTTGCGGCGCCAGACATTGATGACCAAGACCTCCCAGCGCGATTTCATCCTTGAGCCAGCCGACAACGAGCGCCTGGCCAACCTCGCCGGTCCGTTCGACGAGCACCTGCGCCAGATCGAATTGAAGATGGGCGTGGAAATCGCCAACCGCGGCAACGTGTTCCGCGTCACCGGCCCTGAGAAGGCCGCCGAAGAGGCGGAAAGGTTGCTGCACGCGCTGTACAAGGAAGCCGGGGAGGCGGTGTTCGACAATCACACTATTCACCTGTGGCTGAGCGCGGCCAACGTGGAAAAGGTTGCCGAGCGCGCCTACGAGGCCCAGGAAGTGGCGGTCAAGGTCAAGCGCGGGACCGTGCGCGGCCGCGGCGCCAACCAGTCCAAGTACCTGCACCAGATCGCCACCCACGACATCAACTTCGGCATCGGCCCGGCCGGTACCGGCAAGACCTTCCTTGCGGTGGCGATGGCGGTGGATGCACTCAACGAATCGCGCGTGCAGCGGCTGATCCTGGTGCGCCCGGCGGTCGAGGCCGGCGAGAAGCTCGGCTTCCTGCCCGGCGACCTGACGCAGAAGGTCGACCCCTACCTGCGCCCGTTGTACGACGCCCTGTACGAGATGCTGGGCGTGGAGAAGGTGGTCAAGCTGCTGGAGAAGAACGTCATCGAGATCGCGCCGCTGGCCTACATGCGCGGCCGCACCCTGAACGATGCGTTCGTGATCCTGGACGAGGCCCAGAACACCACCATCGAGCAGATGAAGATGTTCCTGACCCGCCTGGGGTTCGGCTCCACCGCGGTGGTGACCGGCGACCTGACCCAGACCGACCTGCCCAAGCACATCCGCTCGGGCCTGCGCGACGCGATCGACGTGCTGCGCGAGGTCGAGGGCGTCAGCTTCACCTTCTTCGAATCGCGCGACGTCGTGCGCCATCCGCTGGTGGCGCGCATCGTCAGTGCCTATGACCGCCGCGACCTGCACCAGGTCCAGCCGGGAGCCAACCCGTGACCCGCGGCCCGGTGCGACTGGACGTCGCCGTCAGCTATGCCCTGCCCCGCGCCGGCCTGCCGTCGGCGGTGAGCTTCCGCAAGTGGGTCGCCGCCGCGCTCAAGGGCCGGATCCGCGAGGCCGACGTGGCCATCCGCCTGGTCGATGCGCCCGAGGGCCAGTCGCTCAACCGCCACTACCGCGGCAAGGACTACGCCACCAACGTGCTCTCGTTCCCGGCCGAGGTGCCAGAAGGCCTGCCCAAGGGGGTCAAGTTCCCCCTGCTGGGCGACCTGATCATCTGCGCCCCGGTGGTCGCCCGTGAGGCGGCTGAACAGGGCAAGGCGCTCAGCGCCCACTACGCCCATCTCACCGTGCATGGCGTACTGCACCTGCTCGGCTGGGACCACATGGACGACAAGGAAGCCGACGCGATGGAGCAGCTCGAGCGCGAGATCCTGGCCGACCTCGGCATCGCCGATCCGTACGCCGGCGAGCGCTGAGCAGTTTGCCGCCAGCACGGGGTTATAAGCACGGCGGGCCCCGGGCTAACATCGCCCCTTGCCCACCGCCGTCGTCCGCCATGCTGAAGTCCCGCCTGCTGCCCCTGCTCCTGCTGTCCGCCACGCCGCTGGCCTCGGCGTCGCCGCCGGACCTGGTGGCGCTGATCGAATGCCGCCAGAGCGTGAGCGACTTCGCCCAGCTGGCCCCGATCGTGGCTGACCCGCTCAAGGCCGTTGCACTGGGCTGGCAGCCACTGCCGCAGACCAACCTGTTCATGGCCGAGTACCGGCTCAACACGCCGCTGACCGTCTTCGGCCACAGCAGCGACCACATCGCGCTGGCGGGCGGCACCATCGTCGCCCTGCTCGACCTGCCCGACCCACGCCCGCTGGCGGCCGAACTTGCGCTCGAAGAGGGGGTAAACACCCCCGAAAAGGCCATGTACGGCCGCGAACTGGTGAGCCGCGACGTGATCGACGCGATGACCGGCGAGGCCCTGATCGAGTCGGTGATCCTGAGCGTGTCCAACGTCAAGTCGCATCCGGGCAAGACCCTGGCCGGCTGCACCTACAGCCTGGACCTGCCCGCCGAAGACGAAGTGCCCGCCCCGGCCGAGCCGGCAATTGACGCACAGCCCGCGGAGCCGGTCACAGCCAGCTGATGAGGCCGCCCGGGACATCCTGCTAGACTGCGGATACCGCCCGGCGCGCCGGGTGCCGTTTCCCCTAGAGATGTCCGAAGACGACAGTAGTACCCCGGCGGAACATGCCGAAAAGAAGCGCGGCTGGCTTGACCGACTGGCCGCCGCGTTCTCCAGCGAACCCCATACCCGCGACGAGCTGGTTGCGGTCCTGCACAACGCGCAGGAAGAGGGGGTCATCGCTGCCGATACCCTGAAGATGATGGAAGGCGCCATTTCGGTGGCCGAGCTAACCGTGGGCGACGTGATGGTCTCGCGTTCGCAGATGGTCTCGCTGCCGGTGGAGGCGCCCTTCCTGGAATTGATGAAGCAGGTGGTCGAGACCGGCCATTCGCGCTTCCCGGTCCATGGCGAGAACAAGGACGACATCCTTGGCATCCTGCTGGCCAAGGACCTGCTGCGTGGCGTGGTCGCCGATCATGGCCCGGGCAGCATCCGCGAGCTGCTGCGCCCCGCCGTGCTCATCCCCGAATCGAAGAAGCTCAATGTCCTGCTCAAGGAGTTCCGGCTCTCGCGCAACCACATGGCAATCGTGGTCGACGAATACGGCGGCGTGGCCGGCCTGGTGACCATTGAGGACGTGCTGGAGCAGATCGTCGGCGAGATCGACGACGAGCACGACGAGGCCGAGGACCACACCGCGCAGATCGCCATCCAGGCCGACGGCCAGTACGTTGTCGACGCGCTGACCGCGATCGGCGATTTCAACGACCGCTTCAGCGCCGACTTCCCCGATGACGACTACGACACCATCGGCGGCCTGGTGACCGAGGCCATCGGGCACCTGCCCGAAACCGGCGACGAGCTGACCCTGGACCGCTTCGTGTTTCGCGTCGCCCGGGCCGACGCGCGCCGCGTGCAGGCCTTCCACGTCACCGTGCTGCCGCCCGAAGAACAGGTGGAAGATTGATCCGCGCCCGGGTTTTCCGGTCGTTTGCCCCGCTGCTGGCCGTGCTCCTGGCCCTGCTGTCCTTCGCCGCGCTGGCGCAGGACGGGCAGGCCCCGGCCGGCGTGGAGGCGCCGCGGATCGGCGTGGTGACGATGCAGCCGGGCGAGGTGTTCTTCGAACGCTTCGGCCATGACGCCATCGTGGTCCTGGACCCGCGCAGCGGCCAGGCCATCTCCTACAACTTCGGTTACTTCGACCCGGGCGAGGACGACTTCATCGGCCGCTTCGTGCGCGGGGAGATGATGTATTACCTGGTCGCCCTGCCGCTGGAGCAGGACCTGGCCCAGTACCGCGACAGCGGCCGTGGCGCCAGCATCCAGTGGCTGGACCTGCGCCCCCAGCAGGCCATCGCGCTGGCAGATGCACTGGCCGAACGTTCGCGCCCGGAAAACGCCCGCTACCGCTACGACTACTACACCGCCAACTGCGCCACGATGGTCCGCGATGCCATCGACCAGGCCCTCGGTGGCGCGCTGCATTCGCAGCTGTCCGGGCGCTCGCGCGGCAATACCTACCGCGGCGAATCGGTCCGCCTGGCCTCGCCGGCACCATGGATGTGGCTGGGCTTCGACCTCGGCCTGGGGCCGTATGCCGACCAGCCGCTGTCGCGCTGGCAGGAGGCCTTCGTACCGATGCGCCTGGCCGACAGCCTGAGGCAGGCCCGCAACAGCGATGGACGTCCGCTGGTACAGGCCGAATACGAACTGCTACCGCACCACCTCGCTCCCGAGCCGGCCGAAAGCGTTCGCCGCTGGTGGCCTTGGCTGCTGTGCGGCGTGGTGGTCGCGTTGGGCCTGGCGTGGTTGCAGCGTCGCCATCGCCGTGTCGTTGGCGCCTTCGCCCTGCCGTTCTGGCTGTTGTGCGCGGCAGCCGGCCTGGTGCTGGCCTGGCTGTGGGGCATGACCGCGCACCAGGCCGCGTGGGGCAACCGCAACCTGCTGCTGCTCAACCCGCTGTGCCTTGGCTTGCTGCCCGCGGCATGGGCATGGCTGCGTGGCCGCGCGCCGGCACGCTGGGCGGCATGGCTGGCGTGGATGGTGGTGGCGTGCTCGGTCATTGCGCTGCTGGTCCAGTGGCTCTCACCGCAACCGCAGTTCAACCTGCAGTGGATCGTGCTGCTGCTGCCAATCCATGTGGCACTGGCCTGGGCCGCACACGTACAGCACCGCTTGCCGCTCCCGGCACGCTGACGCACGATGCGGGGCATGCAGCAGCCCATCCCCGCATCCCCGCTCAATCCGCCCTGTGTCATCAACTGCGCCTGGTATGACGACCGCGGCGGCCGTCGCCATATCGCGCTGGACGACATCGACGAATACCTCGCGCGCGAGGACGGCTTCGTCTGGGTCGGCCTGTACGAGCCGGACGATGCGGTGCTGGCGATCGTGCAGCGCGAGTTCGGCCTGCACGAACTGGCCATCGAGGACACCCGCAAGGCGCACCAGCGACCCAAGGCCGAGTACTATGGCAACTCGCTGTTCGTGGTGGTCCACACCGCGCAGATGGTCGAGGAGCGCATCCGCTACGGCGAGACCCACGCCTTCCTCGGCCCGCGCTTCCTGATGACGGTGCGCCACGGGGCCTCGCTGCCCTATACCTCCGTGCGGGCACGGCTGGAGCGCGAGCCGGAAATGCAGGCGCTGGGGCCGTCGTTCCCGCTGTACGCGGTACTCGACGCGGTGGTGGACAACTACCTGCCGATCACCGACCGCTTCGGCGAGACCCTGGACCTGCTGGAGAAGGACATCTTCTCCGAGAGCTACCGCCGGCAGACCGTGATGCGGCTGTACGAGCTCAAGCGCGAGCTCAACAAGATGCGGCTGGCGGTGTCCCCGCTGCAGGACGTGCTGGCGCAGATCCAGCGCAACCCGGGGCTGCTGATGCACGACGAGGTGCGCCCCTACCTGCGCGACGTGCTCGACCACGCCGTGCGCATCGATGATTCGATCGACACCCTGCGCGAGATGCTGGGCACCGCGCTCAGCGTGAACCTGTCGCTGGTGACGCTGGCGCAAGGCGAGACGATGAAGCGCCTGGGTGCATGGGCTGCGCTGCTGGCCGCCCCCACCCTGATCACCAGCTGGTACGGCATGAACTTCCAGCACATGCCCGAACTCGGCCGTCCCTGGGCCTACCCGGCGATGATCCTCGGCGTGGGCGTGGCCTGCTTCGTGCTGTATCGGCTGTTCAAGCGCGCCCGCTGGCTGTGAGCGGCGGGGCGCCCGGCCCCGCCCCTCCCGCGGCGTGACTCAGGCGACGTAGACCGTCTTGATGTTGGTGAACTCACGGATGCCGTGCACCCCCAGTTCGCGGCCATAGCCGGAGCGCTTCACGCCACCGAACGGCAGCCGCACGTCGCTCTTGACCACGGCATTGACGAAGGCGGCGCCGCACTGCAGCTGGCAGGCGACCGCCTCGCCCCGCTGGGCATCGGCCGTCCACACGCTGCCGCCCAGGCCGTAGCGGGTGTCGTTGGCCACGCGCACTGCCTCGGCTTCGTCCCTGACCCGGATGATTGCCGCCACCGGGCCGAACAGTTCCTCGTCATAGGCCGGCATGCCGGGGCCGACGTTGTCCAGGATCGAAGCCGCATATCCGGCATGCGAGCCGGCTACCGGTTCGCAGCCCAGCAGGGGCTTGGCACCGCGTTCGATGCTGGCCTGCACCTGCTTGTGCAGCTCATCGCGCAGGTCGGCGCGGGCCAGCGGCGCCAGCGTGGTTTCTTCCCGGGTGGGATCGCCGTACACGCGCTTGCTGGCGGCGGCGACGAAGCGCTCGACGAAGGCATCGGCGATCGCATCCACCACGATGAAACGCTTGGCCGCGATGCAGGTCTGGCCGCTGTTGTCGAAACGCGAGCGCACGGCCGCGTCCACCGTACTGTCCAGGTCCGCGTCCTCGAGCACGATGAAGGCGTCGCTGCCGCCCAGTTCCATCACGCACTTCTTGATCTGCTCGCCGGCATTGGCCGCGATCGAGCGCCCTGCCCGCTCCGAGCCGGTCAGGGTGACGGCCACTACCCGGTCATCGCGCAGGACCTGCGCCGCCTGCTCGTTGTCGATGTGCAGCACGCCAAGCACGCCCTCGGGCGCACCGGCGGCCTGCAGCAGCTCGCCGATGGCATCGGCACAGCGCGGCACGTTGCTGGCGTGCTTGAGCAGGGCGACATTGCCGGCCATCAGCGCCGGGGCAAGGAAGCGGAACACCTGCCAGTACGGGAAATTCCACGGCATCACCGCCAGCACGCAGCCCAGCGGCTCGTAGCGCACGTAGCTGCGCTGCGCCTCGGTGGCGATGTCCTCGGACTGCAGGTAGCCGGCAGCGTGCGCGGCGTAGTGGTCGCAGACGGTGGCGCATTTGTCGATCTCGGCCAGCGCCTCGCGGCGCAGCTTGCCCATCTCGGCGGTCATCAGCTGCGCCAGGTCCTCGCGGCGCGAACGCAGCTCGCCAGCCACCTTGCGCAGCACGGCGCCGCGTTCCTCCAGCCGACGCGAGGACCAGGCCGGGAAGGCCCCGGCGGCGGCCCGCAGCCGGGCTTCCACCGCCGCCGCATCCAGCAGCGGTACGCGATGCTCCACCTTGCCGGTGGCGGGATTGATGCTTTCCTGGTGTTTCATGGTCGACTCCTGGAACGATTCCGCCATGCTAATGCGGCACAGGTTGTGGCCGCGTCAGCACCCCACCCGTGGGCGGGGCACCGGAGTCAGCCGTTCTCCTGCTGGGCCAGGGCGATGTCGCGCTGGCGGCGCTTGTCGGCACGGGCCATCAGCCACCAGCCGACAAAGGCGGCGATCGACACCGCCAGCACCATCAGGGTGGCCAGGGCGTTGATCTTGGGGCTCACGCCCAGGCGCACCGAGGAGAAGATCTTCATCGGCAACGTGGTCGAACTGGGGCCGGCGACGAAGCTGGCGATCACCACGTCGTCCAGCGACAGGGTGAAGGCCAGCAGCCAGCCGGAGACCAGGGCGGGCGCGATGATCGGCAGGGTAATCAGGAAGAACACCTTGAGCCGGTTGGCGCCCAGGTCCATCGCCGCCTCCTCCAGCGAGCGGTCCAGCTCCTGCAGGCGCGAGGACACCACCAC is a genomic window of Stenotrophomonas sp. Marseille-Q4652 containing:
- the miaB gene encoding tRNA (N6-isopentenyl adenosine(37)-C2)-methylthiotransferase MiaB — its product is MTTPALVPLPGQRSPVAGGARGKLYIKTHGCQMNEYDSAKMADVLAASEGLELTDNPEEADVVLVNTCSIREKAQEKVFSQLGRWKELKKDGRDVIIGVGGCVASQEGEAIIKRAPYVDLVFGPQTLHRLPELIAARRAEKKPQVDISFPEIEKFDRLPEPRAEGPSAFVSIMEGCSKYCSFCVVPYTRGTEVSRPFEDVLVECAQLAAQGVREINLLGQNVNAYRGPYGDGELADLGLLIRAIAEIDGIGRIRFTTSHPLEFSDSLVDAYRDVPKLANFLHLPVQAGSDRILSAMKRGYTALEFKSRIRKLRAVRPDISISSDFIVGFPGETEADFEKTMKLIEDVGFDQSFSFIYSRRPGTPAADLPDDVSDADKHARLSRLQAAINAKAAEISASMVGSVQTVLVEGPSRKDPNELTGKTENMRSVNFPGHPRLIGQFVDVVITEALTNSLRGRVAVA
- a CDS encoding PhoH family protein, translating into MTKTSQRDFILEPADNERLANLAGPFDEHLRQIELKMGVEIANRGNVFRVTGPEKAAEEAERLLHALYKEAGEAVFDNHTIHLWLSAANVEKVAERAYEAQEVAVKVKRGTVRGRGANQSKYLHQIATHDINFGIGPAGTGKTFLAVAMAVDALNESRVQRLILVRPAVEAGEKLGFLPGDLTQKVDPYLRPLYDALYEMLGVEKVVKLLEKNVIEIAPLAYMRGRTLNDAFVILDEAQNTTIEQMKMFLTRLGFGSTAVVTGDLTQTDLPKHIRSGLRDAIDVLREVEGVSFTFFESRDVVRHPLVARIVSAYDRRDLHQVQPGANP
- the ybeY gene encoding rRNA maturation RNase YbeY → MTRGPVRLDVAVSYALPRAGLPSAVSFRKWVAAALKGRIREADVAIRLVDAPEGQSLNRHYRGKDYATNVLSFPAEVPEGLPKGVKFPLLGDLIICAPVVAREAAEQGKALSAHYAHLTVHGVLHLLGWDHMDDKEADAMEQLEREILADLGIADPYAGER
- a CDS encoding transporter associated domain-containing protein produces the protein MSEDDSSTPAEHAEKKRGWLDRLAAAFSSEPHTRDELVAVLHNAQEEGVIAADTLKMMEGAISVAELTVGDVMVSRSQMVSLPVEAPFLELMKQVVETGHSRFPVHGENKDDILGILLAKDLLRGVVADHGPGSIRELLRPAVLIPESKKLNVLLKEFRLSRNHMAIVVDEYGGVAGLVTIEDVLEQIVGEIDDEHDEAEDHTAQIAIQADGQYVVDALTAIGDFNDRFSADFPDDDYDTIGGLVTEAIGHLPETGDELTLDRFVFRVARADARRVQAFHVTVLPPEEQVED
- a CDS encoding DUF4105 domain-containing protein, with translation MALLSFAALAQDGQAPAGVEAPRIGVVTMQPGEVFFERFGHDAIVVLDPRSGQAISYNFGYFDPGEDDFIGRFVRGEMMYYLVALPLEQDLAQYRDSGRGASIQWLDLRPQQAIALADALAERSRPENARYRYDYYTANCATMVRDAIDQALGGALHSQLSGRSRGNTYRGESVRLASPAPWMWLGFDLGLGPYADQPLSRWQEAFVPMRLADSLRQARNSDGRPLVQAEYELLPHHLAPEPAESVRRWWPWLLCGVVVALGLAWLQRRHRRVVGAFALPFWLLCAAAGLVLAWLWGMTAHQAAWGNRNLLLLNPLCLGLLPAAWAWLRGRAPARWAAWLAWMVVACSVIALLVQWLSPQPQFNLQWIVLLLPIHVALAWAAHVQHRLPLPAR
- a CDS encoding magnesium and cobalt transport protein CorA, whose translation is MQQPIPASPLNPPCVINCAWYDDRGGRRHIALDDIDEYLAREDGFVWVGLYEPDDAVLAIVQREFGLHELAIEDTRKAHQRPKAEYYGNSLFVVVHTAQMVEERIRYGETHAFLGPRFLMTVRHGASLPYTSVRARLEREPEMQALGPSFPLYAVLDAVVDNYLPITDRFGETLDLLEKDIFSESYRRQTVMRLYELKRELNKMRLAVSPLQDVLAQIQRNPGLLMHDEVRPYLRDVLDHAVRIDDSIDTLREMLGTALSVNLSLVTLAQGETMKRLGAWAALLAAPTLITSWYGMNFQHMPELGRPWAYPAMILGVGVACFVLYRLFKRARWL
- a CDS encoding NAD-dependent succinate-semialdehyde dehydrogenase, with the translated sequence MAESFQESTMKHQESINPATGKVEHRVPLLDAAAVEARLRAAAGAFPAWSSRRLEERGAVLRKVAGELRSRREDLAQLMTAEMGKLRREALAEIDKCATVCDHYAAHAAGYLQSEDIATEAQRSYVRYEPLGCVLAVMPWNFPYWQVFRFLAPALMAGNVALLKHASNVPRCADAIGELLQAAGAPEGVLGVLHIDNEQAAQVLRDDRVVAVTLTGSERAGRSIAANAGEQIKKCVMELGGSDAFIVLEDADLDSTVDAAVRSRFDNSGQTCIAAKRFIVVDAIADAFVERFVAAASKRVYGDPTREETTLAPLARADLRDELHKQVQASIERGAKPLLGCEPVAGSHAGYAASILDNVGPGMPAYDEELFGPVAAIIRVRDEAEAVRVANDTRYGLGGSVWTADAQRGEAVACQLQCGAAFVNAVVKSDVRLPFGGVKRSGYGRELGVHGIREFTNIKTVYVA